A stretch of the Tardiphaga sp. 709 genome encodes the following:
- a CDS encoding SulP family inorganic anion transporter: MDISRNRARGSHQPTFAELFTPKLITVLREGYGIADLRADILSGLTVAIVALPLSMAIAIASGTSPDRGLVTAVIGGFLVSALGGSRFQIGGPAGAFIVLVAATVSRHGIDGLILATMMSGIFLMAAGYLRLGTYIKFIPYPVTVGFTAGIAVIIFASQIRDLLGLTLTGKEPGDLIPKLEALGSALPTVNAAAVAITIVSLVIIVGLRMLRPSWPGILIAVVASAVAAASLALPVETIGTRFGGIPQSFPLPTLPAMSLAKLQAILPDAIAFALLGAIESLLSAVVADGMTGRRHRSNCELVAQGVANIGAALFGGICVTGTIARTATNVRAGAHGPLSGMLHSVFLLAFILIAAPLASYIPLASLAAVLAVVAWNMAEKHEFNTLLRSSWGDALVLLATFLLTVFRDLTEGILVGFALGAVLFINRMAEITGIETDGPLVAADRADDANGDRAPYDAKLASDPDVMVYRITGAFFFGAASTIGSVLDGFSDRHKAFVIDFAAVPFLDSTAANAIKGIAEKAKRQGVRVILTGTSQGVRRALLTHGARPPLVKYRADVAAAVSEIKTRRAAAIQEASS, from the coding sequence ATGGACATTTCCAGAAATCGCGCGCGGGGGTCGCATCAGCCGACCTTCGCCGAACTGTTCACGCCGAAATTGATCACGGTACTGCGCGAAGGCTACGGCATCGCCGATCTGCGCGCCGACATCTTGTCTGGCTTGACGGTGGCAATCGTCGCGCTTCCGTTGTCGATGGCGATTGCCATTGCCTCGGGGACGTCGCCGGATCGTGGCCTCGTCACCGCTGTGATCGGCGGCTTCCTCGTGTCTGCGCTGGGTGGAAGCCGCTTTCAGATCGGCGGCCCAGCTGGCGCCTTCATCGTGCTGGTGGCTGCCACCGTGAGCCGCCATGGGATCGACGGACTGATCCTCGCCACCATGATGTCGGGCATTTTTCTGATGGCGGCGGGCTATCTCCGGCTCGGCACCTACATCAAGTTCATTCCCTATCCGGTCACGGTCGGTTTCACAGCCGGCATCGCCGTCATCATCTTCGCCAGCCAGATCAGGGATCTGTTGGGGTTGACGCTGACTGGCAAGGAGCCGGGAGATCTCATTCCCAAGCTGGAGGCCCTGGGTTCCGCGTTGCCGACGGTAAACGCTGCGGCCGTTGCCATCACTATCGTCTCGCTCGTGATCATTGTCGGGCTCAGGATGCTGCGGCCATCATGGCCCGGCATTCTGATCGCGGTGGTCGCGAGCGCCGTCGCGGCAGCTTCGTTGGCGCTGCCCGTGGAAACCATCGGCACCCGCTTCGGGGGCATTCCGCAATCGTTTCCGTTGCCGACGCTGCCCGCGATGTCCCTTGCCAAATTGCAGGCTATCCTCCCCGATGCGATTGCCTTCGCGCTGCTCGGCGCCATCGAATCGCTTTTGTCGGCGGTTGTTGCCGATGGCATGACCGGGCGGCGGCACCGGTCGAACTGCGAATTGGTGGCGCAAGGCGTTGCCAACATCGGCGCAGCCTTGTTTGGAGGAATCTGCGTGACCGGCACCATCGCGCGGACCGCGACCAATGTCCGGGCTGGCGCGCATGGGCCGCTCTCGGGCATGCTGCATTCTGTGTTCCTGCTGGCATTCATCCTGATCGCAGCGCCACTGGCGAGCTATATTCCGCTCGCGTCGCTGGCCGCCGTGCTGGCGGTGGTGGCGTGGAATATGGCGGAGAAGCATGAGTTCAACACGCTGCTGCGTTCGTCATGGGGCGATGCGCTGGTTCTGCTGGCGACGTTCCTGCTGACGGTTTTTCGCGATCTCACCGAGGGCATCCTGGTCGGCTTCGCGCTTGGCGCCGTGCTGTTCATCAACCGCATGGCGGAGATCACGGGGATAGAGACTGATGGGCCGCTGGTCGCTGCCGATCGCGCGGATGATGCCAATGGCGATCGCGCACCATACGATGCGAAACTGGCGAGCGATCCGGATGTGATGGTCTATCGCATCACCGGCGCGTTCTTCTTCGGCGCGGCCTCGACCATTGGTTCGGTGCTCGACGGCTTCTCGGATCGCCACAAGGCTTTCGTGATCGATTTTGCCGCGGTCCCCTTCCTGGATTCCACTGCTGCGAACGCGATCAAGGGCATTGCCGAGAAGGCAAAGCGACAAGGCGTCCGCGTGATTCTCACCGGCACCTCGCAGGGCGTGCGCCGGGCGCTGCTGACCCACGGCGCGCGACCGCCGCTGGTCAAATACCGTGCGGATGTTGCAGCGGCCGTCAGCGAGATCAAGACCCGACGCGCTGCAGCGATCCAGGAGGCGTCGAGCTGA
- a CDS encoding elongation factor G, giving the protein MGQDLRSPRGPQGNAARCIALVGPFQSGKTTLLEAIMARTGAIPRAGSVDNGTSIGDANAEARAHKMGVGLTAATTTFMGDSYTFIDCPGSVEFAHDMRAALPAVDAAIVVCEADARKLPQLQLILRELEDLGIPRFLFLNKIDRAHKRVRETLATLQPASRVPLVLRQIPIWNGDLVAGFVDLALERAFVYREHKASEVIKLEGGDLDREKEARFSMLEKLADHDDALMEQLLDDIAPPADAVFDDLARELREGLICPVLLGSAMRENGVLRLMKALRHEAPGVAETAKRLGVPDSKDAIGYVFKSSHLQHGGKLSYARLLSGHLDDGATLLSSPGESGRVSGILSASGGHDSKRASAEAGETVALGKLDHVRTGDTISTGKTVPAPLVNVVAASPVLAMALASADRKDDVKLGQALLRLTEEDPSLAVVNNAQTHDVVLWGQGEMHLRVAMERLHERFGINVKSHAPVIGYQETIRKPITQRGRHKKQSGGHGQFGDVVLEIGPLPRGEGFAFQEKVVGGAVPRNYIPAVQEGVVDGLQRGPLGFPVIDVQVTLTDGSYHSVDSSDQAFRTAARIGFTEALPQCQPVLLEPIHTVEIVCPTEATAKVNAILSGRRGQILGFDTRDNWPGWDTVRALLPEAEIGDLIVELRSATAGAGSFTRSFDHMAEVSGRTADQIVAAHRVAA; this is encoded by the coding sequence ATGGGACAAGACCTGAGAAGTCCCCGCGGTCCACAAGGCAATGCCGCAAGGTGCATTGCGCTGGTGGGCCCCTTCCAGAGCGGAAAAACCACACTGCTTGAAGCGATCATGGCCCGTACCGGGGCGATCCCGCGGGCCGGCAGCGTCGATAACGGTACGAGTATCGGCGATGCCAATGCGGAAGCCAGAGCCCACAAGATGGGCGTCGGCCTCACCGCGGCCACTACCACTTTCATGGGCGACAGCTACACATTCATCGACTGTCCGGGCTCGGTGGAGTTCGCACATGACATGCGCGCGGCATTGCCCGCCGTCGACGCAGCCATCGTGGTTTGCGAGGCAGATGCGCGAAAATTGCCGCAGCTGCAATTGATCCTGCGCGAACTCGAAGACCTGGGCATTCCCAGATTTCTGTTTCTCAACAAGATCGACCGCGCCCACAAGCGTGTGCGCGAGACGCTAGCCACATTGCAGCCGGCCTCGCGCGTGCCGCTGGTGCTGCGGCAGATCCCGATCTGGAACGGCGACCTGGTCGCCGGTTTCGTCGATCTAGCGCTGGAGCGCGCTTTCGTCTACCGCGAGCATAAGGCGTCCGAGGTCATCAAGCTCGAAGGCGGCGATCTCGACCGCGAGAAGGAAGCGCGTTTCTCCATGCTGGAGAAGCTTGCGGATCACGACGACGCGCTGATGGAGCAGTTGCTTGACGACATCGCGCCGCCGGCCGACGCGGTGTTCGACGATCTCGCGCGCGAATTGCGCGAAGGCCTGATCTGTCCGGTGCTGCTGGGCTCGGCGATGCGCGAGAACGGCGTGCTGCGGCTGATGAAGGCGTTACGCCATGAGGCACCCGGCGTGGCCGAGACGGCGAAGCGTCTCGGCGTGCCCGACAGCAAGGATGCGATCGGTTACGTGTTCAAGAGCAGCCATCTGCAGCATGGCGGCAAGCTGTCTTACGCGCGCTTGCTGAGTGGTCATCTCGATGATGGTGCAACATTGCTGTCCTCGCCCGGCGAAAGCGGGCGCGTCTCCGGCATTCTTTCGGCGAGCGGCGGACATGACAGCAAGCGCGCATCGGCCGAAGCGGGCGAGACCGTCGCGCTCGGCAAGCTCGATCATGTCAGGACCGGCGACACGATCTCGACCGGCAAGACCGTGCCGGCGCCTCTGGTGAATGTCGTGGCTGCGTCGCCGGTGCTGGCTATGGCGCTGGCGTCGGCCGATCGCAAGGACGACGTCAAGCTCGGCCAGGCGCTGTTGCGGCTGACCGAGGAAGATCCGTCACTTGCGGTGGTCAATAACGCGCAGACCCATGACGTGGTGTTGTGGGGGCAGGGCGAGATGCATCTGCGCGTGGCGATGGAGCGTCTGCACGAACGCTTCGGCATCAACGTCAAATCCCATGCGCCGGTCATCGGCTATCAGGAGACCATCCGCAAACCGATCACCCAGCGCGGCAGGCACAAGAAACAGTCCGGTGGTCACGGCCAGTTTGGCGACGTTGTGCTTGAGATTGGCCCGTTGCCGCGCGGCGAAGGCTTTGCATTCCAGGAAAAGGTGGTCGGTGGCGCGGTGCCGCGCAACTACATTCCCGCGGTGCAGGAAGGCGTCGTCGACGGGCTGCAGCGTGGCCCGCTCGGTTTCCCCGTCATCGACGTGCAGGTGACGCTCACCGACGGGTCCTATCACAGCGTCGATTCTTCCGATCAGGCGTTCCGGACGGCTGCCCGCATCGGTTTCACCGAGGCGCTGCCGCAATGCCAGCCGGTGCTGCTGGAGCCGATCCATACGGTGGAGATCGTCTGTCCCACCGAGGCCACGGCCAAGGTCAACGCCATCCTGTCAGGACGGCGCGGCCAGATCCTCGGTTTCGACACCCGGGACAACTGGCCGGGCTGGGACACGGTGCGCGCGCTGTTGCCGGAAGCGGAGATCGGCGATCTGATCGTTGAACTCCGATCGGCCACCGCCGGTGCCGGCAGCTTCACCCGCAGCTTCGACCATATGGCCGAAGTCTCGGGCCGCACTGCCGACCAGATCGTTGCGGCGCATCGGGTAGCAGCTTAG
- a CDS encoding shikimate dehydrogenase, producing MMPNETKPRAACLIGWPAAHSRSPLIHHHWLRSMDIPGGYSIESIPPEGVAEFVMNLSKHGYIGANVTIPHKERVLKLTAPDRRARAVGAANTLWYDHGTLRATNTDIEGFIDNLDHCAHDWDHADDALVLGAGGSSRAVVFGLLERGIKHVYVANRSLDRAEAMAAQFGSQVVPLAWENVTSMLPRASLLVNTTSLGMNGQPPLIIDLDLLPDQAVVADLVYVPLDTPLLAAARARGLRTADGLGMLLYQAVRGFELWFGQRPDVTPELRRLVEADLTVA from the coding sequence ATGATGCCGAACGAGACCAAGCCCCGCGCCGCCTGTTTGATCGGCTGGCCTGCCGCGCATTCGCGCTCGCCGCTGATCCACCATCACTGGCTGCGCAGCATGGATATTCCGGGCGGCTACAGTATCGAGTCGATTCCACCGGAAGGCGTGGCCGAATTCGTGATGAACCTGTCCAAGCATGGTTACATCGGCGCGAACGTGACGATCCCGCACAAGGAGCGCGTGCTGAAACTCACCGCGCCGGATCGCCGCGCGCGCGCGGTCGGGGCCGCCAACACGCTATGGTACGATCACGGTACGCTGCGCGCGACCAATACGGATATTGAAGGCTTCATCGACAATCTCGATCATTGCGCGCACGACTGGGACCATGCCGATGACGCGCTGGTGCTCGGCGCTGGCGGCTCGTCGCGTGCAGTGGTGTTCGGACTGCTGGAACGCGGAATCAAACATGTCTATGTCGCCAATCGCAGTCTCGATCGCGCCGAGGCGATGGCCGCACAATTCGGTTCGCAGGTGGTGCCGCTGGCGTGGGAGAATGTCACCAGCATGTTGCCGCGCGCATCCTTGCTGGTGAACACCACGTCGCTCGGCATGAACGGCCAGCCGCCATTGATCATCGACCTCGATCTGTTGCCTGACCAGGCGGTCGTCGCCGATCTCGTTTACGTGCCGCTCGATACGCCGCTGCTCGCCGCCGCCCGCGCGCGGGGCCTCCGCACGGCGGACGGACTCGGCATGCTGTTGTATCAGGCCGTGCGCGGCTTTGAGCTCTGGTTCGGGCAGCGCCCCGATGTGACGCCGGAACTGCGTCGCCTCGTCGAGGCCGATCTCACAGTGGCGTGA
- a CDS encoding helix-turn-helix transcriptional regulator — translation MITSFQMRAARALLGIDQKRLAELAGVSLPTIQRMEASDGNVRGVVDSLIKVVDALDRSGVDLIGENVRSDSGGRGVRLKQPGPPPKLEEPKLTD, via the coding sequence TTGATCACATCGTTTCAGATGCGCGCAGCGCGGGCGTTGCTGGGGATCGATCAAAAGCGGCTGGCGGAACTGGCCGGCGTCTCGCTGCCTACGATTCAGCGCATGGAAGCGAGTGATGGCAACGTCAGAGGCGTGGTGGATTCGCTGATCAAGGTTGTCGATGCCCTCGATCGCTCAGGCGTCGATTTGATCGGCGAGAACGTTCGCAGCGATTCCGGCGGACGAGGGGTGAGGCTGAAACAGCCCGGTCCACCACCGAAACTTGAAGAGCCAAAGCTGACGGATTGA
- a CDS encoding DUF992 domain-containing protein produces the protein MSRLSLLLGLAASTFVAFSAQAQQPVQLGVLNCRGGASVGFVVGSVTNLGCVLTGTGRPDQPYVATIRKVGIDLGITQETALSWAVFAPVNYAGQGDLSGNYAGAQGSASFGVGLGANVLVGGSQNSIALQPLSLQGSTGLNVAAGLESLELRPGR, from the coding sequence ATGAGCCGCCTTTCGCTCCTTCTCGGCCTTGCCGCCTCGACCTTCGTTGCCTTCAGCGCGCAAGCCCAGCAGCCCGTTCAACTCGGCGTCCTGAATTGCCGCGGCGGCGCCAGTGTCGGTTTCGTCGTTGGGTCGGTTACCAATCTCGGCTGCGTCCTTACCGGTACCGGCCGTCCGGATCAGCCTTATGTCGCAACCATCCGTAAGGTGGGTATCGATCTCGGCATCACCCAGGAAACCGCACTGTCATGGGCCGTGTTCGCACCGGTGAACTATGCCGGTCAGGGCGATCTGTCCGGCAACTATGCCGGCGCACAGGGTTCAGCCTCGTTCGGTGTCGGCCTCGGCGCCAACGTGCTGGTGGGCGGTTCGCAGAATTCGATCGCGCTGCAGCCGCTCAGCCTGCAGGGTTCGACCGGTCTCAATGTTGCCGCCGGTCTCGAAAGCCTGGAACTGCGCCCAGGCCGCTGA